The Zea mays cultivar B73 unplaced genomic scaffold, Zm-B73-REFERENCE-NAM-5.0 scaffold_594, whole genome shotgun sequence genome includes the window AAAGCCGTATTCGATGAAAGTCGTATGTACGGCTTGGAGGGAGATCTTTCCTATCTTTCGAGATCCACCCTACAATATGGggccaaaaagccaaaaaaataagtGATTCGTTTTTAGCCCTTATAAAAAGAAAACGGATTCTTGAACCTCTTTCACGCTCATGTCACGTCGAGGTACTGCAGAAAAAAGAACCGCAAAATCCGATCCAATTTTTCGTAATCGATTAGTTAACATGGTGGTTAACCGTATTATGAAAGACGGAAAAAAATCATTGGCTTATCAAATTCTCTATCGAGCCGTGAAAAAGATTCAACAAAAGACAGAAACAAATCCACTATTGGTTTTACGTCAAGCAATACGTAGAGTAACTCCCAATATAGGAGTAAAAACAAGACGTAATAAAAAAGGATCGACGCGGAAAGTTCCGATTGAAATAGGATCTAAACAAGGAAGAGCACTTGCCATTCGTTGGTTATTAGAAGCATCCCAAAAGCGTCCGGGTCGAAATATGGCTTTCAAATTAAGTTCCGAATTAGTAGATGCTGCCAAAGGGAGTGGGGGTGCCATACGCAAAAAGGAAGCGACTCATAGAATGGCAGAGGCAAATAGAGCTCTTGCACATTTTCGTTAATCCATGAACAGAATCTAGGTATGTAGACACATGGATCCATACATCTCGATCGGAAAAGAATCAATAGAAGGAGAATCGGACgatatctttttcgaaacaaataaaaaggaaaaaaaagagaaaacagaAATCATGATCAACTAAGCCCTCTCGGGGGCTTGCTTAAGAATAAGAAAGAGGAATCTTATGGAAATAGCATGGAATAAGGTTTGATCCTATTCATGGGGATTCCGTAAATATCCCATTCCAAAAATCGAAACAATCGGGACTTTTCGGAGATTGGCTGCAGTTACTAATTCATGATCTGGCATGTACAGAATGAAAACTTCATTCTCGATTCTACGAGAATTTTTATGAAAGCGTTTCATTTGCTTCTCTTCCATGGAAGTTTCATTTTCCCAGAATGTATCCTAATTTTTGGCCTAATTCTTCTTCTGATGATCGATTTAACCTCTGatcaaaaagatagaccttggttCTATTTCATCTCTTCAACAAGTTTAGTAATAAGCATAACGGCCCTATTGTTCCGATGGAGAGAAGAACCTATAATTAGCTTTTCGGGAAATTTCCAAACGAACAATTTCAACGAAATCTTTCAATTTCTTATTTTATTATGTTCAACTTTATGTATTCCTCTATCCGTAGAGTACATTGAATGTACAGAAATGGCTATAACAGAGTTTCTGTTATTCGTATTAACAGCTACTCTAGGGGGAATGTTTTTATGTGGTGCTAACGATTTAATAACTATCTTTGTAGCTCCAGAATGTTTCAGTTTATGTTCCTACCTATTGTCTGGATATACCAAGAGAGATCTACGGTCTAATGAGGCTACTATGAAATATTTACTCATGGGTGGGGCAAGCTCTTCTATTCTGGTTCATGGTTTCTCTTGGCTATATGGTTCATCTGGGGGGGAGATCGAGCTTCAAGAAATTGTGAATGGTCTTATCAATACACAAATGTATAACTCCCCAGGAATTTCAATTGCGCTTATATTCATCACTGTAGGACTTGGGTTCAAGCTTTCCCCAGCCCCTTTTCATCAATGGACTCCTGACGTCTACGAAGGAGTGTGGTTCGTTCGACAAATTCCTACCTCTATCTGAGGTGTTTGGGTTTTGCAAAACTCCATAGACATGCAGAAGAGAAATGCTATCCCCACTCCGACCAAGACAGAACTTTTACCAAAAGTTTATTGTGATCTTTTTGTTCAAATAACAATTAAGGTGAAGCAGGGTCAGGAACAACGAATCTCTTTATGATAAACAGATCCATTTTGCAAGCTCGTTATTACGGGTAGTTCCTACAAAGAATCGGACTAATGACGTATACAATGCTTGAATTATCGATGTAAATGCTACATAGTGGGTTCTCATCCTTCAGAGACTACGAGTGTAATAGGAGCATCCGTTGACAAAAGGATCACCCTAAGATGATCATCTCATGGCTATTGGGAACGAATCAAATCAGATGGTTCTATTTCTCAACCTTTCTGACTTGCTCCTACGGAACCAAGGTCGAAAGGATTGAAAAAGTCAGTCATTCACAACCACTGATGAAGGATTCCTCGAAAAGTTAAGGATTAGTAGTTCTTTTTCGAAATCCATTTCGAAAAAGAATGGATTCGGTCTTATACATACGCGAGGAAGGTAATCAAAAAAGAAAGAAGACGAGTTCTTCTTTCTTTTATCACTTAGGAGCCGTGCGAGATGAAAGTCTCATGCACGGTTTTGCATGAGAGAAAGAAGCGAGGAATCCTCTTTTCGACTCTGACTCCCCCACTCCAGTCGTTGCTTTTCTTTCTGTTACTTCGAAAGTAGCTGCTTCAGCTTTAGCCACGCGAATTCTCGATATTCCTTTTTATTTCTCATCAAACGAATGGCATCTTCTTCTGGAAATCCTAGCTATTCTTAGCATGATATTGGGGAATCTCCTTGCTATTACTCAAACAAGCATGAAACGTATGCTTGCATATTCGTCCATAGGGCAAATCGGATATGTAATTATTGGAATAATTGTTGGAGACTCAAATGATGGATATGCAAGCATGATAACTTATATGCTGTTCTATATCTCCATGAATCTAGGAACTTTTGCTTGCATTGTATTATTTGGTCTACGTACCGGAACTGATAACATTCGAGATTATGCAGGATTATACACGAAAGATCCTTTTTTGGCTCTCTCTTTAGCCCTATGTCTCTTATCCCTAGGAGGCCTTCCTCCACTAGCAGGTTTCTTCGGAAAACTCTATCTATTCTGGTGTGGATGGCAAGCAGGCCTATATTTCTTGGTTTCAATAGGACTCCTTACGAGCGTTCTTTCTATCTACTATTATCTAAAAATAATCAAGTTATTAATGACTGGACGAAACCAAGAAATAACCCCTTATGTGCGAAATTATAGAAGATCCCCTTTAAGATCAAACAATTCCATCGAATTGAGTATGACTGTATGTGTGATAGCATCTACTATACCAGGAATATCAATGAACcccattcttgcaattgctcaggATACCCTCTTTTAGCTGCTAGGTCTATTTCTTAGTTCAAGATCCCTCTTACTAACTGGAATAAAAGAATTAGTAGATCTGTTCCGCCCAAAATGGGAATGGGTGCTAGGGTTATGAACTTATAATCATGGAATCGACTCGATCATCAGATTATAAGTTCATTCCATACCGGACCAGATCGTGCACATTCTTATTATGAGAAGGGGTCATTCGAGCCTATGGAAATAGGATACTCTGTTTACATAGAAATCCCTACGTCCTTACATTCTATTTAGGATTAGGAATAGGTGTAATCAGACCTGCTTTTGACATATCTATCCTATCCTTATTTGGGTACCATATGCACCTCTTTGGGCTTCTATTGAATCGATAAATTGGATTGTACatcttttttttttattttgatatcgatTTTGATACATATAAGGTGTCCTACGGATAATGCAAATCGAAGCTATTTGATGTCTGACTCAGGCCTATATGTATATGACCGATCGATCGAAATACTCCAAGACTCCACCTTTGTCATATATTCCATATATCACATTCGATAGATATCATATTCATGGAATACGATTCACTTTCAAGATGCCTTGATGGTGAAATGGTAGACACGCGAGACTCAAAATCTCGTGCTAAAGAGCGTGGAGGTTCGAGTCCTCTTCAAGGCATAATACGGAGAATGCTCATTGAATGAGCATTCCCCGTAGAAGTATTCCGGAAATCTGCGCCTGGCGCTCTCCTCTATCTTCTGAGGTCCTTAACCATCTCCCTGAGAAAAGTAGACAGTAAAAGCCAAAATAGACTAAATATAGCCTGAATGATCCTAAAAACCAACCCCTCGAAGGAGATAATAAAGAACCTAAAGCAGACGGTATCCTACTGCAAGGGTGGTCTTAAGAATCCAAAAGAGGTTGCTCAGAAGAGATAGATGTATCCCAACCTCTATTGCTCTCGCGTAAAGCCTTTTTTTTACGCGACAGGAAAAAGTGACTACGAATTCCCTTCCCCTTTTTGTTTGCGAATCCCTGTTTGTATCCTTTGAGCGCACGCCCATAAGTAGCGATCAAGGAAATCGATCAAACGATCCCAATACCGTGAAAGAGAAACTTCCCAGATCCAGGGAAGCTTATCATAAAGGGCTTCAACAAGGGGTTTTATTCGTTCTTTGAGCAAAAAGATAAAGATCGGATAGATTCGAACCGCAATTGCAAAGGTAATAACTACTATGCCAGCCCAAATCATGATCTTCACCAACTTGGATTTGGTTCTCTCGCGAAAATCGCGAGTTGCAGAGATGAGAACCATGAAAAGCAAGATCCCGAATAAGAAAATAGAAACCGAGGAAACCACAAGAGTGAAGACTAGTAGAGTCTCATCTTTTGTCATTCTTTGCTCCTTTTTCACTCAATGATTCATTCGAATTTCCCAACCAAAAATTCTATATGTCTATTCTATTCTATGATATTTCTATATATATAGAATATGATATCTAATATGACACCCGATTTGTCAAAGGGATTGGATTGGTGACTTACCCATTCAGTGACTTTGGCACTGGACGTTCCAAAAACGGGTACTATCGGATCGGGTGAATTAGAGAATAGACAGAGGTCCGTTGGCATTTCAGCTTCTCTTCTCCTTTCAGGGCCTGCCTATCCGAAAGAGAATCCAGGACCTCTTGGTCCTGAATATCAGAATAGGACGAACGAACCGGCCTCCGCGGATATCTTTGCTTCGGAACAAAACAATTAGCATTAGGCTCGGTCAACTGGAATGTGTATTATCCATATGGGAGATCTTCCAATCGAGAAGATCCATCGATCTGAGACGAAGAGAAAGGGCCCATTTTCTTTACTTATTCAGTGGATTCGTTATGGAAACAGATAGCAACAACCATTTCATCAGACATGCGTATTTTTTATTATCCGGTGGATTTACACAGTTTCATTAATGCAAATTGTTTGATGTAGTTAGTACTCAGGTTATTCGACGCTCAAGAATTCTTATTTAGGCAGTTCATATCATCCCATACATAGTGTTTTGATCTAAGATTGCAATTCTTCCATGTTTCCGCAGTAGCATATTGTTCCATGGAGCTAGGGTCCAAAATAGGAATCAACAAGTGTTTCCACGACTCTACCGCCCGGCCAATCCTGTTCCACTGAATCCCCTCCCTTTTTCATGGCCACATATCTTTACGGCTAAGGAGTGGGAAATCTTTCTCCTGTTACACAAATGAAATGTTTCATTTCATCCGGGAAAAGCCACCTCTTTctccacaaacaatgtctttgtcATTTGATCCAGGAGCCTTCCGTTAGATAGGAACAGCTTTGCTAAATACTGAGAACTCTCGGATAGAGTATTAGAATGAAAAGACCATTAATTATATAAGGAAGAGCCCAGGGTTCTAGCCCATTCCCATTCCTAAATCAATAATTCGTAGTGCTTTTGCCTTTCTTGCGTACTCCTGGTGAACCAGTTGCTAGCCATATGTTTAGGAGGCTTTTTTCTCCAGGTACTGGTACTAAGCCGCTTTGCCATCTCTTCATCTTCATCTGCAAAGAATTCTCGACGTGAAAACACAGAGACAAAGGCCTTATCTTTGAATAGGAAAAAGAATGGATCCGAAGGTCCCAAATCAATTGGCTTATTCGAAAAAAGCCTTCTTCTTTGAAAGATATATCTCGTGTCTGGTACTGCATTGTTCCACTCTGCAAGAAGTCCGAATCAGTCTCTTGCACCTCCCCCTTTTTATGATAAATATACCATAAATAATTCGAATAAATAGcagtctctgacaactcatcctcTTTAATCTGCTTGGACCCGCTCCAATACCCATAGGAAAATCCCCAGTCATATTCAGCGTACCTGTCCCTGCAATCAAATAGATTGTCCCAAGGGCCCCACCCATATTCTAGGAGCCCAAGTTATGCTATTGAAAATTCGTTCCTCTAGCAGTTCCGGTTTGACCATTCCGTTCCCTTTTTCAAACTCCACTTCTTTTCATATAGCATCCCTAATCAAAGAGAGAACAATATCCATTTCAAAACATTTCTAACGGATTCCTTTCCTTGGTTCGGACCGACGAAGTAATGGCACTCGATTATTATCAACCCGACTGCAATCTTTTTCTGTCGGTAAGGATTGCACCAGAGCACCTTCAACTTCAAATAGAACAGGAACAGGACTTCTTTGTCACAGCGTGCTCATGCTTGCTTCTGAGCTGACTAACGAACCTATGACTGCGGCAGCAATGGATCTCGACTCCATCCATACCGCTCTTCCTCAGCGCACGCGCCTGTGCTATGGAATCGATTCATCCCAATGGTTTGGAGCAGAGAGACTCATCCACAAGATTGATGAGGGACAAGCCGCCTTTGTAGAACAACCTACACTACAGCTTCTCATAGGCCAAGGTAGAGGTTGACCAACACCAGCCCGCCCGCTTTGCTTTTCAGTGAAAGAAAGTCCTCATTCCTCTGCTCTGGACAAAGATGACATTCTAGGTGCCTCGAGCGTGAAACAATCCATTAGGACGTAGCCCTGCTACAAGAAAGGTGCCAGACTTAGCCAGGTCTAGACTTCGACTTCTAAAAAGAGAAAGCCACTCACTCAAAAAAGAGGAGGAAGCGGGACTGACCTCTGTTCGAGAATAGAATATAGCAAGGAATCGAGGAAATCTGTCTTATGGAGGAATGTTGAAGACGGACAACCCAACTAGGAGAGTACATGAATCAGGAATCTTGCTTAGATCCAATCCATTACGACGAGATTCTACCATTCGGGCTTCATCTTGTGCTATTCCTAGGGAATTAGTGATTCATTGAGAACATGAAAACATTGCGATAGTGAAGATACCATACCACTCTCTTTCACCACAGCATTGCTGTTTATTTCCTTAGAAAAAGTAGGTGTTTATTTCCTTAGAAAAACAAGACTAGACTAGACGGAACAACATACATAGCCTAGGCATATCTGGGGTGGGGCTTCTCTTCACTTTTTACAGAGGCTAGAGCCGAACCTTTAGGAAGAGCGATATTGATCTAGTAAAGTAAGTGATCTAGGCTCGATTCCATTCCCCTTTCTCTAGTATCGATTCCATCTTAAGGTGGTGCTACCCGCTTCAAAAACCCGTTCTGCCAATCTATACTTGAGTTCGTTCCCTTGCACTTCACAAGGAACTAGTACTAGTCAGCTCAGGCTAAAAGATACACATTCAAGCTGGGAGCATGGAAAGCTTATCCTTGCCAATGCTTCTCACGGGGCTGGACTAGTATTTCTGCTGTTGGTATCTTTTCTGCTCTGCTGAAGTGAACATATACTAACAAGGGTGTCAACCTATGGCCAGTATCAAGTGCCAGTGCCGCAGAGAAGTGCTTAACCTTTTATCCCGAGCTTTGGACAGAACCGCTTTCCTAGCAGCAAGGGCTTTATTGACCACTGAACAGATTCGCTATTCGCAGGCTTTCTTCCTTCCGCTCATGGAAGCACTCATGCATCCACTTCACTTGCTAATTCAGCCGTTGACCCTACCTCAGCCCAAGGCAAAGAAGAATATTACGTACGAGGACTACGATTCGTTCCACATTAGTGAGCCCTGTCCTATATGCTCAAATGCACTCGGTTCAGTTCAGGTTGGACAATCTCATATTATAGAAATACAAATACGCTATCAAAAATCTCATAAAGAAATGTGACAAATTCATCTTAGCGAGCGTATGGATCATATGCCCCATTCAATTAGCCCAGGCGCCCAGTGATCGGAGTGATTTCCTTACATCGGGAAGTTCTTACGTTCCTGATACCGGAGTAGAATACTATTGATCATTCTCAATGGCCCAGCCCAATAGAGATAGAAATCATTTCTCTAATTTCTTGATCGATAAAAAAGGGCATAACTCATAACTAAACTAATTGTGTTGCCCATGAAGGGTAGTCAGTAGCAACGGATGCACTACACTTGTACTTATACTTTGAGCGCACTAGCCTTTAGCGGCGTTGCGCGTTAGGACGACTACGAAATCCGTTTTCTTTTGCATCCGCTTTCTTTGCTTCCTCCGTTCCCGGCTTATTCTTCAACTCAGCACCTGTCTTTTGGGTTGAGCACTAGCACCTGGCACTTCTACCACTGATCCCATTCACTCAACAGATTTCTTCTTTGACAAGCCAGGATTGGACTGTACGAATTGGGTGGGCACTTGGCTAATGGATGTTGCGAGAATAGAACGAATCCCTCTTCTCTGAATTGGCGGATCTGAGATTCCTTCCTCCTGGAGAATAGAGATCTTGACTATCTTTACTTGAAAGCCCTCTCTACTACCAGTTTGAGCACTGGCCTATTTGCTTGCCGGGATATGAGAACAGAACCTTGGTTCATAGCAGCTAGTTTCTCGTGTGGATGGATACGGTTTCATTCTGACCTTTGTTGACTTCGGGCAAGGGAAAGTCATGGGATCTATCTAGTTCATAAACTGCCAGTGCTTTTGCTTTCTACGAGGCAAGTCAAGTCAATCAAAGGCAAGGGACCAAACCCCACCGCTAGTCTAGGCAAGGCTATGAAATGAACTTATAGAGATGATTCGCTCGTACAAAAGAAAAGGAGATCGTTTACCGGGGGACGTTGTTAAAGCGTATGCCGAAAGATACAAAACTTCGAAAATAGTGGCAGTTGGCGTGAGGgtctatagtatagtatagtatagtttggGTCTCAA containing:
- the LOC118475723 gene encoding 30S ribosomal protein S7, chloroplastic, whose amino-acid sequence is MSRRGTAEKRTAKSDPIFRNRLVNMVVNRIMKDGKKSLAYQILYRAVKKIQQKTETNPLLVLRQAIRRVTPNIGVKTRRNKKGSTRKVPIEIGSKQGRALAIRWLLEASQKRPGRNMAFKLSSELVDAAKGSGGAIRKKEATHRMAEANRALAHFR